CGTTTCGTAAAACACATTATCAAGGATAATATGGACAAAACATACACAGTTACTATGTATGACCCGAAAGGAAAACAAATATCAGTTGGTGTAGGTGGCGACTATTTTATCGGTAATAGTGGCGATTTAGGTGCCTTAGGCGGCAGAAATAAAGAAGTCACTTGGGCTACGATTCTCGAAAAGGCTATGATTAAGTGGAATCAGATCTATCAAGGTAGTTCTAATGTCGGTGGTATTGGTACTGAATATGTTTCTGCTATCTTTACCGGCGACGGGGAAAGTGTAGGTTTCGGTGCAAATGCATTGATTGCCGAAGACTTACAACGCGCGGTGGAAGTGTCGCTCAAACAGGGTAGACTGGTGATCGGTGGTTTTACAAGAAGCGGTGAACAGGTAGATCAAAATTGGCAGACGACCAGTGGGCATGCGTTTACGTTTATCTTGCCGGATGATAATACTCATCTTTTCAAGATGCGGAATCCTTGGGGAGGTACTACTGACGGTGTGATGAAAGTGAAGGATGACGGACGGATTCCGCCGATGATTGACTTACGTATTTGTGCGCCGGGAGCAGCCAAGAATTATGGAGTGGGACCGGACTTGGGAGGATATATACCTAATTTCTAATTTCAAATCTTAAAAGAAAAACATCATGAAGAAACTTATTTATATAATGTTGTCGTTGTGTTGCCTGGTTTTTTATAGTTGTGGCATGACGGAACCTTGGAAAGACTGGGAACATGAAGGTGACATGAGTGCAGACCGCTTGCGTCCTTCAGAGGTAAAAGAACTACTGTGTGCGGCAGACGGATGGAAAATGATTTATCAAGGAGTAACGTTCTACTTTCAGTTTGATGAAGAAGGAAATGTAGCATCGGATTCAGACGAAACGTTGTTGAAGAATGAGGTTGGAACAGATTATTCTCTGGATTTCCAGGGGGAAAAAGCGGTGTTGCTTACCTTGCTGAATGGAGGAATGCTACAATATTTGAACGAAAACTCGGAGACGACATTTGTCATTACGGGGTATTCTGATTCACAAATTACAGCTGTAGGACAGACGCATGGCAAAGAAATGATCTTGACTCCGGTCTCAACTGCAGCTTTGCAACAAGCTAAGGAGAGAAAACGATTGGCCATTATTGCTTATAATAAAGCACAAGCCATGGATTTGCTTAAGGGAGAGTTGAATAATGGTGTATTTCGTAGGTCATCCTCTTCTTTCCTTGCACACTATTTGATTATTTGCGACGAGAGCAATAATTGGAAAGTGAAGATTTCTGCAATAGATAACGGTGTGGTAAAACACACAGAGTATCCGATGATAATTGATACAACGAATGATGAAAATGCAGTGTTGACTTTGGGTAGCAATGTGACGGTAGATGGAATAAGTTTAAATAAACTCTATTACAACTATTTGAATGGTGAAATTGAAACTGACAATGCTAATGTTGTATGTGATACTCGGAAAGCCTCTGATATTGCAGCATGGTATGCAAATGGTTGGAAGACCCATATAGTAGATCAGGATGAGATTCATGCAGACTTTAAGGGAATCTTCCACTCTGGTGTGGAGTTTGATGATCGTAATCCGAGGAATTTGATTGCTTGTCCGTGGAGTGGTATGGGATCTTATATTGGCTTTGCGGTTACTATGACAGCAGATAATGCTACTGGTCGTATATTCATCAGCTTGGGCGAACCATATGATTTATTCGGATGGAATAATAATCCGGCTGATTATAACCGTGTACAGCAGGATTACAGTAAATTCCTCTCTTTCTGTGTTTCGGAAGACGGCTTCTATTGGAGTTATGATGACAACGACAGTATGGTGTATGTGCTAAGTGCTACAGGCGAGCGTTGGTTTAGAATGAAGAAGTAACCAGTCTTTGAAAAAAGCAAGAAAGTAAACAGAACATAATCTCGATTACTTTCTTGCTTTTGTTTTTGTTTGTACTCTATTTGTATTTTCTTATGGGCAATTATTTGATTATTAGTAATTTAATTTGTGCTCTGTTTGACTCCTAGTTCTCTACTCTGACATTCTCGCCCGGACGTGCTTTTTGTCACGTCAGAGTATAGTTATTAATTTTCTATTGCGTTAATTTGTAACGTGAATAATAACACTCGCTAATCTAATATTAATAGTTTAACTCTTATATCATGAATAAACAGAAACTGCTGTCTATCACAATGACTCTATTGTTGGGAGTCTCCTCTATCTTTGCGCAAAAGCAGCCGGTGGATTACGTGAATCCCCTGATGGGAACCGACTCCAAGATTTCGCTCTCCAACGGAAACACCTATCCTGCCATTGCACTGCCTTGGGGGATGAACTTTTGGATGCCGCAGACCGGAAAGATGGGGGACGGTTGGGCTTACACGTATGCTTCTGACAAAATCAGAGGTTTCAAGCAGACCCACCAGCCCAGTCCCTGGATCAATGACTACGGACAGTTCTCCATTATGCCGATGACCAAACAGCTGAAGATTGATCAGGATAGCCGTGCTTCCTGGTTTTCGCATAAGGCAGAGAAAGCAACTCCTTATTATTACAGTGTTTATCTGTCAGAGTATAACATGACAACGGAGATTGCCCCGACGGAGCGTTGTGCGTATTTCCGTTTTACTTTCCCCGAAGCGTCCGATGCTTATGTGGTAGTAGATGCTTTCGACCGTGGTTCGTATGTGAAGGTGATTCCCGAAGAAAATAAGATTGTAGGTTATACGACACGTAACAGTGGCGGTGTTCCGCAGAATTTCAGGAACTACTTTGTGATAGAGTTCGACAAGCCTTTTACATTTAATAAAGTATGGGCGGACTACCATCTGGTAGAGACGCATCTTGAACTGCAATCCAATCACGTAGGTGCTGCCATCGGTTTTTCGACAAAGAAAGGAGAACAGGTGCATGCCAAAGTGGCTTCCTCATTCATCAGCCCCGAACAGGCGGAACTGAATCTGAAAGAAATCGGAAACAAGACATTCGAACAGACCAAGGAAGCCGGACGTAAAGCTTGGAATGACGTACTGGGACGTATCAAAGTCGAAGACGATGATGAGAACCGGATGCGTACCTTCTATTCTTGTCTGTATCGTTCGGTATTATTCCCCCGTATGTTCCACGAAGTGAATGCGAAGGGTGAAACGGTACATTACAGCCCTTATAACGGTGAAATCCGTCCGGGATATATGTTTACCGATACCGGTTTCTGGGATACGTTCCGTTGCCTGTTCCCGTTTGTCAATTTGATATATCCTTCAATGGGAGAGAAGATGCAGGAAGGACTGTTGAATACATATCTTGAAAGCGGATTCTTCCCCGAATGGGCGAGTCCGGGACATCGTGGCTGTATGGTCGGAAACAATTCGGCTTCCGTAGTGGCAGATGCTTTTATGAAGAATGTGACCAAAGCGGATGCGGAGAAAATGTATGAAGGTTTGCTCAAAGGAGCCAACAGTGTACATCCGAGAGTTTCTACAACAGGGCGCCGTGGATACGAATATTATAATAAACTGGGTTATGTGCCTTACGATGTAAAGATTAACGAGAATGCGGCGCGTACATTAGAGTATGCATACGATGACTGGTGCATCTACCGAATGGGTGAAAAGCTAGGGCGTCCGGCAGAAGAACTGGAACTCTATAAGAGCAGAAGCCAGAACTACCGCAACCTGTTCGACCCTGAAACAAAACTGATGCGTGGCAAGAACGCCGATGGCACCTTCCAGACTCCTTTTAATCCGTTCAAGTGGGGGGATGCCTTTACCGAAGGAAACAGCTGGCACTATACGTGGTCTGTATTTCATGATGTACAGGGACTGGCCGATTTGATGGGCGGCAGAAAGATGTTTGTCAGTATGCTCGATTCTGTGTTCAACCTTCCACCGATATTTGATGATAGCTACTACGGAGGTGTGATTCATGAAATCCGTGAAATGGAAATTGCCAATATGGGTAACTATGCGCACGGCAACCAGCCTATCCAGCACATGATTTACTTGTATAACTATGCAGGCGAGCCCTGGAAAGCACAGTACTGGCTGCGTGAAGTGATGAACCGCCTCTACTTTGCCACTCCCGACGGTTATTGTGGTGATGAGGATAACGGACAGACTTCTGCCTGGTATGTGTTTACCGCTTTAGGCTTCTATCCGGTATGTCCGGGCAGCAATGAATATGTGATGGGTGCTCCTTATTTCAAGAAAGCGACGATCACACTGGAGAACGGCAAGAAACTGGAAATCTCCGCTCCTAAAAATAGTGATGCCAATCGTTACATCCGTTCGCTGAACTATAACGGTAAGAACTATACAAAGAATTATCTGAATCATTTCGACTTGCTGAAAGGCGGACGTCTGGTATTTGATATGGATAATAAACCGAATAAAGGAAGAGGTATTAACGAATCCGACTTCCCCTATTCCTTCTCTCGTGATAACAAGTAAGCAGGTATGAATAAGATGAAAAAGAAAGTATTGATGATGACTATGGCGGCGGTAACCTTGTCCGCCGTAGCTCAGCAACCGGTAGATTACGTTAATCCGATTATCGGAACCAATGGTATGGGGCATACTTTTCCCGGTGCTTGCACCCCTTTCGGATGGGTACAGCTGAGTCCGGACACAGACACAATTCCACATAATGTGAATGGAGCTTATCAGAAGAATGCGTATGAATATTGTGCCGGTTACCAGTATCGGGATAAAACCATCGTAGGTTTCAGTCACACCCACCTCAGCGGCACGGGACATTCCGACCTGGGAGATATATTGCTGATGCCTGCTGTCGGCGATGTAAAATTGAATCCCGGACGGGCGGACCATCCGGAAGAGGGTTACCGTTCGCGCTTCGATCATGCCACAGAGAAAGCGACACCCGGATACTACGAAGTGATGCTGGACGACTATGGCATTAAAGCGCAACTGACAGCTACTCAACGGACGGGTGTACATAAATATACCTTCCCGAAAGGAAAAGACGGTCATCTGATCCTGGACCTGGTGCATGGTATCTATAATTATGACGGCAAAGTATTGTGGGCAAACCTGCGGGTGGAAAACGATACATTGCTGACAGGATACCGCATCACCAACGGATGGGCACGTACGAATTATACCTATTTTGCCATTTCCTTGTCACAGCCGATCAAGGATTACGGATATAAGGATAAGGAAAAGGTATTGTACAATGGCTTTTGGCGTCGTTTCAAGCTGGAGAAGAATTTCCCGGAAATCACTGGTCGAAAGATCGTGGCTTACTTTAACTTCGAAACGGCCAAAGATCCCGAACTGGTTGTAAAGGTAGCCTTGTCGGCAGTCAGCACGGAAGGCGCTGTAAAGAACCTGCGTGCCGAGGCTTCCGGAAAGAGCTTCGAACAGTTGGCGGAAGCTGCACGGACAGACTGGAACAATGAACTGGATCATTTCGAAATAGAAGGTACACCGGATCAGAAGGCGATGTTCTACACTTCGCTTTATCATACCATGATTAATCCGTCCGTGTATATGGACGTAGACGGTTCCTATCGTGGTCTGGATCATAACATACATCAGGCGAAAGGATTCACTAACTATACTATATTCTCACTTTGGGATACATATCGCGCGGAACATCCGTTCCTTAACCTGGTGAAACCGGAACGCAATGCGGATATGGTGGAATCAATGATCAAACATGAACAGCAGAGCGTGCATGGCATGTTGCCGATATGGAGCCTGATGGGAAATGAGAACTGGTGTATGAGCGGTTATCATGCTGTGTCTGTGCTGGCGGATGCAATAACCAAAGGAGTTTTTTCAAATGTGGATGAGGCATTATCGGCGATGGTTAGCACATCTACGGTACCTTACTATGAAGGTGTAGCCGATTATATGAAGCTGGGATATATCCCGCTGGACAAGAGTGGTACGGCAGCTTCCTCTACGTTGGAATATGCATACGACGACTGGACTATTTATCAGACAGCCTTGAAAGCCGGTAATAAAGAGATAGCGGATACTTACCGCAAACGTGCTCTCAACTATCGTAACATCTATGATACAAGCATCGGTTTTGCCCGTCCCCGCTACAGTGACGGCACATTCAAAAAAGAGTTCGATGTGTTGCAAACTTACGGCGAAGGCTTTATCGAAGGTAATTCATGGAACTTCTCCTTTCATGTACCGCATGATGTGTTTGGTATGATCGACCTGATGGGAGGAGAAAAGACATTCGTACAGAAACTGGACGAACTCTTCTCCATGCATCTGCCGGAGAAGTACTATGAACATAATGAGGATATTACGGAAGAATGCCTGGTAGGTGGATACGTACATGGCAATGAACCGAGCCATCATGTACCTTATTTGTACGCATGGACCTCCCAACCGTGGAAAACACAGTACTGGCTGCGTGAAATCCTGAACAAGATGTATAAGAATGACATCAACGGACTGGGTGGAAATGATGATTGCGGACAGATGTCGGCATGGTATCTTTTCTCTGTGATGGGCTTCTATCCGGTTTGTCCGGGTACAGACCAGTATGTCCTTGGTGCTCCCTATCTGCCCTATCTGAAGCTGACACTTCCCAACGGAAAGACACTGGAAATCAAAGCGCCGGGCGTCAGCGACAAGAAGCGTTATGTACAGTCACTGAAACTGAACGGTGAGTCTTATGATAAAATGTACATCACACACGAGGATATCCTGAAAGGAGGCGTATTGGAATTTAAAATGTCGGCATCGCCCAACAAACGTCGTGGAGTATCGGTGCAGGACAAACCTTATTCATTAACTAATGGAATCAATTAACAGCATCAATAAATAATCAAGAAAAGAATATGAAAAAGAGACATTTGGTATATGCAATTGCCCTGATTGTGGGCATGGGAGCTTGTGCGGCAAGTGCGAAGAAGCAAGCCGAAGCAAAACCGGACGTATGGAAAAGCTACAATGTAGGAACTGTCTTGTTCGAAGATAAAGCTTCGGAAACAAAAGGTTCGGACATTTATCACCGGATCATTCCGGATGCGGAGTCTTATATCAAAGAGCAGGCACGCACTGTATTGGCTACTCTTTATAACTCACCGGAAGACAGCATAACTCCGGTGAACAAGATACATTATACACTGGAAGACATCGAAGGAATTTCTGCCAAAGGCGGTGGTAATGGAGACGTTACTATCTTCTACAGCACACGGCATATCGAGAAATCATTTGCGGAAAACGATACGGCAAAGCTGTTCTTCGAAACGCGTGGGGTACTGTTGCACGAACTGACACACGCCTATCAGCTGGAACCGCAAGGCATCGGCTCTTACGGAACCAATCGTGTATTCTGGGCATTTATTGAAGGAATGGCAGATGCCGTACGTGTAGCCAACGGCGGATTCGACGGACCGAATGCCCGTCCGAAAGGAGGAAACTACATGGACGGTTATCGGACAGCAGGTTATTTCTTCGTCTGGTTGCGCGACAATAAAGATCCTGAATTCCTGCGTAAGTTTAACCGTAGCACACTGGAGGTGATTCCCTGGTCGTTTGACGGAGCTATCAAGCATATCTTGGGAACGGAATATAGCATAGATGAACTATGGCATGAATATCAGGTTGCCGTAGGTGATATACAGGTGTAATATACGATTGGATATGGTTAATAAAGTTGGTAGAAAAAGGTTGTTTTTGGTTTGGTCGTGTCTGGTGAGTATCTTGCCGGGCATGGCTCAAACTGAAAAGCTGACGGACTACGTGAACCCGTTTGTCGGTACGGATGGTTATGGAAATGTTTATCCCGGTGCACAGATTCCTTTCGGGGGAATCCAGATAAGCCCCGATACGGACAGCCGCTTCTATGATGCAGCTTCCGGATACAAATACAATCATCTGACATTGATGGGATTCAGTTTGACGCACTTGAGCGGAACAGGTATTCCGGACTTGGGCGACTTTCTGTTTATCCCCGGAACGGGAGAAATGAAACTGGAACCCGGTACTCATGAAGATCCCGATCAAGGCTATCGTTCGCGTTATTCACATGATAAGGAGTGGGCGTCCCCCAATTATTATGCTGTGGAACTGGCAGACTATGGAGTCAAAGCCGAAATGACTTCCGGTGTGCGTAGCGGTATGTTCCGTTTTACTTATCCGGAGTCGGACAATGCGTTCATCATGATTGATATGAACCATACGCTCTGGCAATCCTGCGAATGGTCGAATCTGCGAATGATAAACGATTCGACTATCACCGGATACAAACTGGTGAAAGGGTGGGGGCCGGAACGTCATGTGTACTTCACGGCTACTTTCTCGAAGAAGTTGACCGGACTGCGCTTTGTACAAGACAAAAAGCCGGTTATTTATAACACTTCCCGATTCCGCAGTTCTTACGAAGCCTGGGGAAAGAATCTGATGGCTTGTATCTCCTTTGATACAAAGGCAGGAGAAGAAGTGACGGTGAAAACAGCCATCTCTGCAGTCAGCACAGACGGTGCCCGGAATAATATGAAGGAACTCGACGGATTAACTTTCAACGAGTTAAGGGCGAAAGGGGAAGCCCTTTGGGAAAAGGAACTTGGAAAATATACGTTGACTGCTGACCGAAAGACAAAGGAAACGTTTTATACTTCCGCCTATCATGCCGCTCTGCATCCGTTTATCTTTCAGGATTCGGACGGGCAGTTCCGCGGACTAGACAAGAACATAGAAAAAGCGGAAGGATTCACGAACTATACGGTGTTCTCCCTTTGGGATACCTATCGGGCTTTGCATCCCTGGTTTAACTTGGTTCAGCAGGAGGTGAATGCGGACATTGCAAATTCTATGTTGGCTCATTACGACAAGAGTGTGGAGAAGATGCTTCCTATCTGGTCTTTCTACGGCAACGAAACCTGGTGTATGATTGGTTATCACGCCGTATCCGTATTGGCGGATATGATCGTGAAAGAAGTGAAAGGCTTTGATTACGAGCGTGCATACGAAGCGATGAAAACCACAGCGATGAATTCGAACTACGATTGCCTTCCGGAATATCGTGAAATGGGCTATGTACCATTCGATAAGGAAGCGGAGTCAGTGTCAAAGACACTGGAATATGCTTATGATGATTATTGCATCGCACAGGCAGCCAAGAAATTAGGCAAAGAAGACGATTATCATTATTTCCTCAACCGTGCTTTGTCTTATCAGACCTTGATTGACCCCGAAACGAAATATATGCGCGGACGCGACAGCAAAGGTGACTGGCGCACTCCGTTTACTCCGGTTGCCTATCAGGGTCCGGGATCGGTACATGGCTGGGGTGATATAACGGAAGGATTCACGATGCAATATACCTGGTATGTTCCACAAGATGTGCAGGGATATATCAACGAGGCCGGCAAGGAACTGTTCCGCAAACGCCTGGATGAGCTTTTTACGGTAGAACTGCCGGATGATATCCCCGGAGCACATGATATACAGGGACGTATCGGAGCCTATTGGCATGGAAATGAGCCTTGTCATCATGTCGCTTACCTCTACAACTACCTGAAAGAACCGTGGAAATGTCAGAAGTGGATACGTACCATCGTCGACCGTTTCTACGGAAATACACCGGATGCATTGAGTGGTAACGATGATTGCGGACAGATGTCTGCGTGGTATATGTTCAACTGCATCGGTTTCTATCCGGTGGCTCCGTCCAGCAATATTTATAATATCGGTTCGCCATGCGCAGAGGCTATTACGGTCCGGATGAGTAATGGAAAAAACATTGAAATGACAGCGGACAACTGGTCGCCGAAGAACCTGTACGTGAAGGAGCTTTATGTCAACGGTAAAAAGTACGATAAGTCCTACCTGACGTATGATGATATCCGTGATGGAGTGAAACTTCGTTTTGTGATGAGCGGCAAGCCGAATTACAAACGGGCGGTGTCCGATGAGGCTGTACCTCCTTCGATTTCTTTACCGGAGAAGACGATGAAGTATAAATCATCAATTGGGTTTTAATAAGGTTAGGTATTAAGATAAAAATGGAAAGGATGAGGCTGGGCTTCATCCTTTTTTTAGAACTGATATCCGATACTTATAAAGAACGAATGCATATAAGCGGGATTTCAATATAGTCCCGCTTGTTTTACTTTTTGCTCGAAAACCATTCCTTAAATTCCGCTACCCGTGCTTTGCTTACCAATATCTTCTCTGTCATTCTGGAGTGACGCAGATTAATGGACAACCGGCTGTTGAACCATAAATCAATATCCTTTATCGCCTCCCTTGAAATCAGAAACTGCCGGTTGACTCTGAAGAAGAGACTAGGATTTAAACAATCGACCAATTCATCCAGCGTAAGAGAAAAATTGTATTCCATCCCGTCCGTTAAGACAGCTTTTACCTGACAATCTTTGATGTAGAACAGTTGAATCATGTCGATTGAGACAGGAAGCAGCTTATCGCCTTTCATCGGTATGAGGAAATGTGTCTTGTAGTTCTCCTGCTTTTTCAGCGAGTGAATGAGATGAAGCAGTTCCTCTTCCTTATTTTCCCGCTTGCTTCCGTTTTCGGGGATGGCATCCTGCAAGTTGTCCAATTTCTCAAACGCATGTTCGATGTCCTCCTTGCCGATAGGTTTCAGCAGATAGTCGATACTGTTCACTTTGAAGGCACGCAGGGCATATTCGTCGTAAGCCGTGGTGAAGATAATGGGGCAGGTGATGCTGATATGATCGAATATTTCGAAGGCAGAACCGTCTGCCAGATGAATATCCATAAAAACGAGTTCCGGCATCGGGTGGATGCCGAACCATTCGATGGTGGAATTGATGCTGTCCAGTATGGCAATGATTTCAGCTTCCGGTTTCACTTCGTTGAGCAGTGAAGTCAGATTGCGTACGGCTGCCTTTTCATCTTCAATAATAACTGTTTTCATGGTTCATTGTTCTTACTTCATTGTACTTCATCAATGAGAGGAATGCAGACGGTGAATTCTTTGTCCTCTGTGATCTGTATGTCCTGTTTGAATAATAGCCGGTAGCGCTTGGCGAGATTGGCAAGTCCGATGCCGGTTCCGGGAGTAGCGGTCCATTTGGGCTGGATGTCGTTGCTGACGGACAGATAACCTTCGCTGTCGGTCGAAATATGGATAGTCAGCGGTTTGCGGTCGCTGATTTCATTGTGTTTCACGGCATTCTCTATCAGTACTTGTACTGCCATCGGAGGAAGACGGTAGTCTTCGAAAGATTTCCCTATCTGTATATCAAATTGCAGATTATTCTCAAAGCGCATTTTCAGCAGGAAGATGTAAGCAGAAGCGAATTCCATCTCTTCCCGCAGGCTGACGCTTTGCGATTCGTTGCTTTGTAGCGTATACCTCAGTACCCGTGAGAGTTCCTGAATATAATCCTGTGCCTTGTCCTGATTTTCGCGCACCAGTGAACGCAGCGTATTCAGTGAGTTGAACAACATGTGCGGATTGAGCTGATTCTTCAATACTTCATACTGGTTGCGGATGTTTTCCGCCTGTAACTGTTCGTTCTCAATCAATACCAGTTGCTGGCGGCGGACAAGGTAGATGATGCAGCAACTGCTGGTGACGAGGCAAGCCATGATGAAGTCGCGCAACGGATGGAGATAGTGGTGCACCATCGCATCGATGGCGGGAATGTCGAATGTCCGGTGCAGGAAGACAAACACTTGTCCCAGCAGATTGCTGAGTATCCATGTCAGGATGAAGGAAAGCAGAATCTTTGCAGCCGTTATTTTAATGGACGCCTGGTTGAAATGGAACAAGCGCGTATTGATGGCAAAAAGTATGAGTAACGAAACGAAGGTAAACAGAATCTCATTTGCCACATCCATAAACTTCATCCCCGGGAAAAGCGAATGGCTTTCGAAACGGTCGAAGAGAGAGACCGATTCCGGAAAATGAATGAGCACAGCCACCATCAGCGAGATGATGACCGTGGACAGGAAATACTTATCTTTATTGATAGCTTTCAATACCATGTTGCAAAGATAATGGTTAATTACGAATTATGCATGATGAATGGCTGTCGCTGCACGGCAGATTATTGTTTTTGGATATGTGCCGTGACGTACATCCCCGGTCGGAACTGCGGATTCGTCTCCTTGATGGAAGCGTATACTTCGAGTGAGCGGTTCACTTCGTCCACTTTTTGTCCGATGGAGATGACCGTGCCGTTGAACGTTTGTGTACCCATGCCGTTGACACGGAATTGTACGGGACTGCCTGTTTGCATATCTGCAAGGTCTTTTTCGTAGGTAGTCAGGCAGAGCATCGGTGCGCTTTTATCGATCACTTCGCAGAGAGCTTCTCCCGGATTGATGTACTTTCCCATGTTCATAGCTACATTGACCACATATCCGCTGATAGGAGCTTTTACTTCCAGAAGCGGCTGGATGCCATCCCGAAGCAGTGTTTCCGGATTCACGCCCAAAAGCGAAAGTTGTGCGGCGGCAGCATCCTGACGGCTTTTCATCGAAAGATAATCCGCTTTGCTTTGCTGGAACTTCTTCTGCGAAGCCGCTTGTTCGGCAGAGAGATTCTTTTGCCGTTCGTATTCCATACGCAGATATTCTGTTTGTGCGTGGCTGTCCAGATAAGTCTGTTGGAGGGTGATAAACTCCGGATTCTCCAAAGTGGCGATTACAGAGTTCTTGGTAACGTGTTGTCCGGGGAGTAAGGAAGTGTTTTTGATCACTCCGCCGATAGTCAGTGCGACGGTTGCCTGCCGTTGGGGCGGAAGGACGATCCGGCCGTTGAACGAAACCTGATTGGGGCGGGAAGTGGCGGAAGTGATTGCATCCACTTCGGGCTGTGCAGTGGCATCGGCGTCGCTTTGACCATTGTTTTTTCCCATTTCCGGATTCACGCTTTCTGTTGCAGGGTCCGCCACAGACTCTGAATCCGCCGTTTGTTGTTGTCCCTTGCAAGCTATTAAGGCGAGCAGAAGGATGGGGTAAAATATCTTTCTCATACACATTTTTATATTAAGTACTCTTGCAAAATAATC
This sequence is a window from Bacteroides thetaiotaomicron VPI-5482. Protein-coding genes within it:
- a CDS encoding GH92 family glycosyl hydrolase — encoded protein: MVNKVGRKRLFLVWSCLVSILPGMAQTEKLTDYVNPFVGTDGYGNVYPGAQIPFGGIQISPDTDSRFYDAASGYKYNHLTLMGFSLTHLSGTGIPDLGDFLFIPGTGEMKLEPGTHEDPDQGYRSRYSHDKEWASPNYYAVELADYGVKAEMTSGVRSGMFRFTYPESDNAFIMIDMNHTLWQSCEWSNLRMINDSTITGYKLVKGWGPERHVYFTATFSKKLTGLRFVQDKKPVIYNTSRFRSSYEAWGKNLMACISFDTKAGEEVTVKTAISAVSTDGARNNMKELDGLTFNELRAKGEALWEKELGKYTLTADRKTKETFYTSAYHAALHPFIFQDSDGQFRGLDKNIEKAEGFTNYTVFSLWDTYRALHPWFNLVQQEVNADIANSMLAHYDKSVEKMLPIWSFYGNETWCMIGYHAVSVLADMIVKEVKGFDYERAYEAMKTTAMNSNYDCLPEYREMGYVPFDKEAESVSKTLEYAYDDYCIAQAAKKLGKEDDYHYFLNRALSYQTLIDPETKYMRGRDSKGDWRTPFTPVAYQGPGSVHGWGDITEGFTMQYTWYVPQDVQGYINEAGKELFRKRLDELFTVELPDDIPGAHDIQGRIGAYWHGNEPCHHVAYLYNYLKEPWKCQKWIRTIVDRFYGNTPDALSGNDDCGQMSAWYMFNCIGFYPVAPSSNIYNIGSPCAEAITVRMSNGKNIEMTADNWSPKNLYVKELYVNGKKYDKSYLTYDDIRDGVKLRFVMSGKPNYKRAVSDEAVPPSISLPEKTMKYKSSIGF
- a CDS encoding LytR/AlgR family response regulator transcription factor, giving the protein MKTVIIEDEKAAVRNLTSLLNEVKPEAEIIAILDSINSTIEWFGIHPMPELVFMDIHLADGSAFEIFDHISITCPIIFTTAYDEYALRAFKVNSIDYLLKPIGKEDIEHAFEKLDNLQDAIPENGSKRENKEEELLHLIHSLKKQENYKTHFLIPMKGDKLLPVSIDMIQLFYIKDCQVKAVLTDGMEYNFSLTLDELVDCLNPSLFFRVNRQFLISREAIKDIDLWFNSRLSINLRHSRMTEKILVSKARVAEFKEWFSSKK
- a CDS encoding sensor histidine kinase, whose amino-acid sequence is MVLKAINKDKYFLSTVIISLMVAVLIHFPESVSLFDRFESHSLFPGMKFMDVANEILFTFVSLLILFAINTRLFHFNQASIKITAAKILLSFILTWILSNLLGQVFVFLHRTFDIPAIDAMVHHYLHPLRDFIMACLVTSSCCIIYLVRRQQLVLIENEQLQAENIRNQYEVLKNQLNPHMLFNSLNTLRSLVRENQDKAQDYIQELSRVLRYTLQSNESQSVSLREEMEFASAYIFLLKMRFENNLQFDIQIGKSFEDYRLPPMAVQVLIENAVKHNEISDRKPLTIHISTDSEGYLSVSNDIQPKWTATPGTGIGLANLAKRYRLLFKQDIQITEDKEFTVCIPLIDEVQ
- a CDS encoding efflux RND transporter periplasmic adaptor subunit; this encodes MRKIFYPILLLALIACKGQQQTADSESVADPATESVNPEMGKNNGQSDADATAQPEVDAITSATSRPNQVSFNGRIVLPPQRQATVALTIGGVIKNTSLLPGQHVTKNSVIATLENPEFITLQQTYLDSHAQTEYLRMEYERQKNLSAEQAASQKKFQQSKADYLSMKSRQDAAAAQLSLLGVNPETLLRDGIQPLLEVKAPISGYVVNVAMNMGKYINPGEALCEVIDKSAPMLCLTTYEKDLADMQTGSPVQFRVNGMGTQTFNGTVISIGQKVDEVNRSLEVYASIKETNPQFRPGMYVTAHIQKQ